In Cellulomonas wangsupingiae, the genomic window GGGTCGTCCTCGGGGATGCCCTGCTCGACCTTGCCGACCAGGTCCGCGCCCACGTCGGCGGCCTTGGTGAAGATGCCGCCGCCGACGCGCATGAACATGGCCAGCAGCGCGGCGCCGAAGCCGAAGCCCTCGAGCACCGCCGGCGCCTCGCCGCGGTAGAGGAGGACCACGAGCGCGGCCCCCAGCAGCCCCAGGCCGACGACGGCCATGCCGACGACGCCACCGGTGCGGAACGCGATCCTGGCGCCCTCCGCCCGCCCACCGGGCTGCGACGCGGCCGCGGCCACGCGCAGGTTGGCGCGCGTGGCGAGCCACATGCCGAGGAACCCGATGGCCGCGGAGAACCCGGCCCCGACGAGGAAGAAGATCGACCGCCCGATCTTCACCCCGCTGTCCCCCGGCAGCAGGAACAGCAGGGCGCAGACGATCGCCGCGAACAGCGCGAGCGTGCGGAACTGGCGGCTGAGGAACGCCGACGCGCCTTCCTGCACCGCCTGGGCGATCTGCTGCATCGAGGCCGTGCCCTCGCCGGCCGCCAGCACCTGGCGCCGGAGCACCGCCGCGACGACCAGGGCTGCCAGTCCGATCACGGCGATCACCGCGACGATCGTGATGCTCGTGGTCCCGAGCTCCATGCATCCTCCTCGACACACCGGCGCGATCCCCCTGAGCACGCCCGTCGTCCGGCCCCGTTGCCGACGACCCGGTGAGTCTAGCGGCGGGTGTGACGCAGGTCGCACCCGTCCGCCACACGGTCGCGCGTCAGCGGTCGTCGGTGCGGGCGGCGACGGCACGTCTGCTCCCGGCGGCCCGCCGCGGGGCTCGCGGGCGCGGTGCGACGCCGCCCTCAGGAGGCGAGCGCGGCCTCGAGCGTGTCGTGGATGGTGAACACCTGCGTCAGGCCGGTGATGCGGAAGACCTTGAGGAGCCGCTCCGAGGCCACGACGAGCACCAGCCGGCCACCGGCGATCCGCACCCGCTTGAGGGTGCCGACCAGCAGGCCCAGCCCGGTGGAGTCCATGAACGTCACGCCGGTGAGGTCGACGACGAGGTCGGTGTGCTGCTCGGCGATCAGCAGCGAGAGCCGCTCGCGCAGCCGGACGGCCGACGAGACGTCGATCTCGCCCGCGACGTGCACGACCGCCCGCGTCCCCACGTCCTCCACGCTCACCTGTACGTCCATCGATCCCTTCCCTGCGTGTACGTCTGCAGTGCATTCAAGCATCCCGCGCTGGGGTGGTCGGGGACCCGGCCCTCGGGTCCCGTCGTGCGGACCAGGGCTCGGACCCCAACCTTTCGGGCTCCTCGTCCGTCACCATGGGTGAGGCGGCACCGGTCCCCGCCGTCCGCCCGACGACAGGAGCCCCGTGACCCCGTGGCAGGACGCGCTGGACGAGCTCGTCCGCGCCCGTGGTCGCGCCCTCGTGGGGTACGCGTACCTGCTGACCGGTGACGCGCGGGAGGCGGAGGACCTCGTCCAGGACGCGCTGGTCCGCACGTTCACGCGCGGCCGGGGCACGCGCGAGATCGCCTCGGCGGAGGCCTACGTGCGGCGCGCGATCCTCACGACGTACGTCGACGGCTTCCGTCGGCGGCGGCACTGGGCCTCCATCCGCCACCTGGCCGCGGTCCCCGAACCGACACCGCCGGACGGGCCGCACGCCGGGCCCGAACCCGTGGTCACCACGCGGATCGCCGTGCAGCAGGCGCTCGCCGTGCTGCCGCCCCGCGAGCGCGCCTGCATCGTGCTGCGCCACTTCGAGGACATGACGGTCGCGCAGGTCGCCGACGCGCTCTCGCTGTCGGTCGGGACCGTCAAGCGCTACCTGTCCGACGCCACGCGCACGCTGGAGGCCCGTCTCGGGCCGCTGGCCGGCGACGAGGACGAGGTCACCCACCA contains:
- a CDS encoding STAS domain-containing protein codes for the protein MSVEDVGTRAVVHVAGEIDVSSAVRLRERLSLLIAEQHTDLVVDLTGVTFMDSTGLGLLVGTLKRVRIAGGRLVLVVASERLLKVFRITGLTQVFTIHDTLEAALAS
- a CDS encoding SigE family RNA polymerase sigma factor — protein: MTPWQDALDELVRARGRALVGYAYLLTGDAREAEDLVQDALVRTFTRGRGTREIASAEAYVRRAILTTYVDGFRRRRHWASIRHLAAVPEPTPPDGPHAGPEPVVTTRIAVQQALAVLPPRERACIVLRHFEDMTVAQVADALSLSVGTVKRYLSDATRTLEARLGPLAGDEDEVTHHDVLVTARRSR